The sequence below is a genomic window from Deltaproteobacteria bacterium.
CCGAACAGTACGGTGCGGCAACAGGATTGGGCTATCTCAGCTCCGTCGCGGCGCAGCGCTTTCAGATGCCCGCCATGTTCGTGCCCATCGTCATCATCGCCGGCTTAGGCGCCGGGCTCAACGAAGCGCTCAAAATCCTTGAGCGGCGCCTCGAAAAGTGGAAACCGCCGAAAGCTTAGCAGGCGCGAACGCGCCTGCGATTCCAGATTACAAATTCCAGATTCCAGATGGGTTGGAGGAAACTGCGAAATTGCAATCTGGAATCTGTAATTTGGAATTTTATGGGAGGAACTAATGAGATTAGTTTGTAGACTCTCTTTATTGGTGCTGCTCACACTGGCCCTGGGTAATCCCGCTGAGGCCGGCGAAGCGTTGCAAAAGATGACCGTCGGCCAAGCCGGCGTCAACCCGGGCGCCGGCCTCTTCGCCATCGCCGTGAACCAAGGCCTGTACAAAAAACATGGCCTCGACGTGGAGATAATCAAGACCAACACCACCGCTGCGGTTCAAGCCATGCTGGCGAACAAAATGCAGATGGCCACCGGTGCCGGCATGGCGGCGTTCATCACGGCACAGCTCGAAGGCGCGCCGGGCTTCACACTCGTGGGCTCGTGGGTCAACACCTTCCCGTACAAGATCATGGCGCAGAAAGGCATCAAGAAGGTCGAAGATCTAAAGGGCAAGACCGGCCACGTCGGCGCGCCGTTTGGGACGATCCCTGACACCGCGCTGCGCTTTGCGTTAAATCGCTTGAAGATCGACGCCGAGAAAGACGTCAAGCTAGTGCAGCATTCCAACGCCGATCCGGCGAGCATTCTCGCCGCCATGGAGAAGGGCGAAGTCCAGTTTGGTATCTTGGCGCCGCCATTCGACCTCATTGCTGAACGCCGCGGCTATGAAATGTTGCTGGCCTTGCCGGGCCTGGGCATCCCTTGGCAGCAAAACGGTGAGATCGTGCCGACGGCGTACTTGAAATCCAACCGCGACAACGTCGTGCGCCTCATGCGCGCCACCGCCGAGGCTTCGAAATTCTACTTCGAGAACAAAGAAAAAACCGTCGATATCATGACCGAGTATCTCGGCCGCCCGCGCAACGAGACCGAGTACGCTTACAATCAGT
It includes:
- a CDS encoding ABC transporter substrate-binding protein, with the protein product MRLVCRLSLLVLLTLALGNPAEAGEALQKMTVGQAGVNPGAGLFAIAVNQGLYKKHGLDVEIIKTNTTAAVQAMLANKMQMATGAGMAAFITAQLEGAPGFTLVGSWVNTFPYKIMAQKGIKKVEDLKGKTGHVGAPFGTIPDTALRFALNRLKIDAEKDVKLVQHSNADPASILAAMEKGEVQFGILAPPFDLIAERRGYEMLLALPGLGIPWQQNGEIVPTAYLKSNRDNVVRLMRATAEASKFYFENKEKTVDIMTEYLGRPRNETEYAYNQFKNWTDKNHRPQVETVKTTLEAIKRTTPKAATANAATFVDTSIADQLVKEGYYK